From a single Leptospira levettii genomic region:
- a CDS encoding sodium-translocating pyrophosphatase codes for MNVELIIIVMALVSIATAIFYAARVIRIQVGAEGGNDKETAKLKEISAAIAEGAMAFLLREYRVILLFISFMTVLIYLLLDNPNTEFNEGIYTSVAFVSGALISCLSGFIGMKIATAGNVRTAQAAKTSLSKAFRVAFDSGAVMGFGLIGLAVLGMIGLFLLFTGSNPAVAKHILMESLAGFGLGGSSVALFGRVGGGIYTKAADVGADLVGKVEKGIPEDDPRNPATIADNVGDNVGDIAGMGADLFGSAAEATCAALVIGATASALADNNSALLYPLLISAIGIPASLITTFFARVKEGGNVEKALKLQLWISTFIVAGALYFATDLFMIDSFQIGDKTITKWNVYTSVALGLFAGMFIGWITEIYTSHSYKPVREVADACDTGAATNIIYGLALGYKSTVVPVILLVIVIVVSNILAGMYGIAISAIGMISTIAIGLTIDAYGPVSDNAGGIAEMAELGKDVRDRTDTLDAAGNTTAAVGKGFAIGSAALTSLALFAAFITRTQNASKEMGEGAIDLTSIELLDPLVFGGLLFGAMLPFIFSAMTMKSVGKAALDMVKEVRRQFKEIPGLMEGKAKPEYAKCVDISTSAALREMIPPGLLVLLSPIVVGYLFGVKSLAGLLAGALVSGVVLAISSANSGGAWDNAKKYIEKTAGGKGSEKHKAAVVGDTVGDPFKDTSGPAINILIKLMAITSLVFAEFFVTKGGIVLNFFK; via the coding sequence ATGAATGTAGAGTTAATCATTATCGTCATGGCACTGGTTTCCATCGCCACGGCGATTTTCTACGCCGCTCGGGTAATACGTATCCAAGTGGGCGCAGAGGGTGGCAACGACAAAGAAACCGCCAAATTAAAAGAAATCTCCGCCGCGATCGCAGAAGGGGCTATGGCCTTCCTTCTCAGAGAATACCGAGTCATTCTGCTTTTTATCAGCTTCATGACAGTTCTCATTTACCTATTATTAGATAATCCCAACACAGAATTCAATGAAGGAATTTACACTTCAGTCGCTTTTGTTTCGGGAGCTCTCATTTCTTGCCTTTCCGGATTTATCGGAATGAAGATTGCCACAGCCGGGAACGTAAGAACGGCACAAGCGGCAAAAACTTCCCTTTCCAAAGCATTCCGAGTGGCTTTTGACTCTGGAGCTGTGATGGGATTTGGTCTCATCGGCCTTGCTGTCCTTGGTATGATTGGTCTTTTCTTACTTTTTACTGGTTCCAATCCTGCTGTTGCCAAACACATCCTCATGGAATCACTCGCTGGTTTTGGTCTTGGTGGTTCATCAGTGGCACTTTTTGGTCGCGTGGGTGGTGGTATTTATACAAAAGCGGCTGACGTTGGTGCCGACTTAGTTGGAAAAGTGGAAAAAGGAATCCCTGAAGATGACCCTCGTAACCCAGCAACCATTGCTGATAACGTAGGAGATAACGTGGGTGACATTGCTGGTATGGGTGCTGACCTTTTTGGATCCGCAGCGGAAGCAACTTGTGCGGCTCTTGTGATTGGAGCAACAGCTTCAGCTTTAGCAGACAATAACTCTGCTCTTCTTTATCCTCTTTTAATTTCTGCGATAGGAATTCCTGCATCCCTCATCACAACTTTTTTTGCGCGAGTGAAAGAAGGTGGAAACGTAGAAAAAGCTCTCAAACTCCAACTTTGGATTTCTACATTCATCGTAGCGGGAGCTTTGTATTTCGCAACTGACCTATTCATGATCGATAGTTTCCAAATCGGCGACAAAACCATCACAAAATGGAATGTTTATACTTCAGTCGCATTAGGTTTGTTTGCTGGTATGTTCATTGGTTGGATCACAGAGATTTATACTTCTCACTCTTATAAACCAGTACGTGAAGTTGCAGATGCTTGTGATACAGGTGCTGCTACCAACATCATTTATGGATTGGCTCTTGGTTACAAATCCACTGTGGTTCCTGTGATCTTACTTGTGATTGTAATTGTAGTTTCCAATATCCTTGCTGGGATGTATGGAATTGCAATTTCTGCAATTGGTATGATTTCTACAATTGCCATTGGACTCACCATCGATGCTTACGGCCCTGTTTCTGATAACGCGGGTGGGATTGCTGAGATGGCAGAACTTGGAAAAGATGTTCGTGACCGCACTGATACTTTGGATGCAGCTGGAAACACAACTGCGGCTGTTGGAAAAGGTTTTGCAATTGGGTCTGCTGCTCTTACTTCCCTTGCCTTATTTGCAGCGTTCATCACAAGAACTCAAAATGCTTCCAAAGAAATGGGAGAGGGTGCGATTGATTTAACTTCGATCGAACTCCTTGATCCATTGGTGTTTGGTGGTCTTCTTTTTGGAGCGATGCTTCCGTTTATCTTCTCTGCGATGACTATGAAATCAGTTGGAAAAGCAGCTCTTGATATGGTAAAAGAAGTACGTCGCCAATTCAAAGAGATCCCTGGTCTTATGGAAGGAAAAGCAAAACCTGAGTATGCAAAATGTGTGGATATTTCCACTTCTGCAGCCCTTCGTGAAATGATCCCTCCAGGTCTTCTTGTTCTCCTCAGCCCAATCGTTGTTGGTTATTTGTTTGGTGTGAAGTCCCTTGCTGGTCTTCTAGCTGGAGCTCTTGTATCCGGTGTGGTCCTTGCGATCTCATCTGCTAACTCTGGTGGAGCGTGGGACAATGCAAAAAAATACATCGAAAAAACTGCTGGTGGAAAAGGCTCTGAAAAACACAAAGCAGCGGTTGTTGGTGATACAGTAGGTGATCCGTTTAAAGATACATCTGGACCTGCAATCAACATCCTCATTAAACTGATGGCAATCACATCACTCGTGTTTGCTGAGTTTTTTGTGACAAAAGGTGGAATCGTATTAAATTTCTTTAAATAA
- a CDS encoding TRL-like family protein → MGFRFLQFLIPMLLIQCASSGFGTQGLLYENQRISMMETGITATKEGFSCSKSYLGLVAYGDASIEMAQRQGNIKEITSIELETYNFFGIYAKLCTVTRGN, encoded by the coding sequence TTGGGCTTTCGGTTCCTCCAATTCCTCATTCCCATGTTACTCATTCAATGTGCCAGTTCGGGATTTGGCACACAAGGTCTTCTGTATGAAAACCAAAGGATCTCAATGATGGAAACAGGTATTACTGCCACGAAAGAAGGTTTTTCCTGTTCGAAATCCTATTTAGGACTCGTGGCCTACGGAGACGCATCCATCGAAATGGCACAAAGGCAAGGAAACATCAAAGAAATTACGTCAATTGAATTAGAAACCTATAATTTCTTCGGGATTTACGCAAAACTATGTACGGTAACTAGGGGAAATTAG
- a CDS encoding Ig-like domain-containing protein, producing the protein MVMWKRIRLIFLFVFSSVHCLPEPSPSLLGILVLPLVTQTSATFTIESTTPANGATGVSLSPTITIIMTQAIDPTSLNTNISCSPSCPSLTGGSSNRTITLTPTSALTSGITYTITLNQNIQSTFGLTLGTNTSFSFTTL; encoded by the coding sequence ATGGTCATGTGGAAAAGAATCAGATTGATATTTCTATTTGTTTTTTCTTCCGTACATTGTTTGCCGGAACCATCTCCCTCCTTACTAGGGATTCTTGTTTTACCTTTGGTCACCCAAACATCGGCAACCTTTACCATTGAATCTACAACACCTGCCAATGGAGCTACGGGTGTGAGTCTTTCTCCAACGATCACCATCATCATGACCCAGGCAATTGATCCCACATCTCTCAATACCAATATTTCCTGTTCACCTTCTTGCCCAAGCCTTACTGGTGGATCATCAAACCGTACGATCACTCTCACTCCAACAAGTGCACTCACATCCGGGATTACATATACAATTACCTTAAACCAAAACATCCAATCCACCTTTGGACTGACCTTAGGCACAAATACAAGTTTTAGTTTTACAACTTTATGA